The sequence below is a genomic window from Corynebacterium afermentans subsp. afermentans.
ACGGCGATGTCCTCTCCGGCGCGGACCTGTCCGCCATCGCCTCCACCCACGTTGACAAGGACGCGGATGTCACGCTGCACCTGGTGCGCGTGCCGGATCCGCGCGCGTTCGGCTCGGTGCCGACGGACGAGGACGGCAACGTGCTTGCGTTTTTGGAGAAGACGGAGGACCCGCCGACCGACCAGATCAACGCCGGCTGCTACGTGTTCAAGCGCTCCGTGATCGAGCAGATCCCGGCCGACCGCGTGGTCTCGGTGGAGCGCGAGACCTTCCCGGGCCTGCTGTCTTCCGGCGCGAAGGTGGTCGGGCACGTGGATTCTTCCTACTGGCGCGACATGGGCCGCCCTGACGATTTCGTCCAGGGGTCCTCGGATGTGGTGCGAGGCATCGCATACTCGCCGTTGCTGGAGGGGCGTACGGGCGAGTCGCTTGTGGACGACTCCGCTGGCATCGCGCACGGCGTCATCCTTATGGGCGGCACCGCTGTGGGCCGCGGCTGCGAGATCGGCGCTGGCTCGCGCGTGGACGATTCCGTGATCTTCGACGGCGTGACCATCGAGCCTGGTGCGATGGTGCGCAACTCCATTATCGCGGCAGGTGCGACGATCGGCGCGAACGCGCGTGTCACGGACTGCGTGATTGGCGACGGCGCTCGGATCGGGGCGCGTTGCGAGCTGCAGGCGGGCATGCGCGTGTG
It includes:
- a CDS encoding sugar phosphate nucleotidyltransferase, which codes for MATSEHIGAAQATDGAVAEMDAVILVGGRGTRLRPLTVSTPKPMLPTAGYPFLAHLLARIKAAGMHHVVLGTSYKAEVFEEYFGDGSEFGLQIEYVVEEEALGTGGGIRNVLDKLRYDNAMVFNGDVLSGADLSAIASTHVDKDADVTLHLVRVPDPRAFGSVPTDEDGNVLAFLEKTEDPPTDQINAGCYVFKRSVIEQIPADRVVSVERETFPGLLSSGAKVVGHVDSSYWRDMGRPDDFVQGSSDVVRGIAYSPLLEGRTGESLVDDSAGIAHGVILMGGTAVGRGCEIGAGSRVDDSVIFDGVTIEPGAMVRNSIIAAGATIGANARVTDCVIGDGARIGARCELQAGMRVWPGVEIPDSGVRFSPDA